One Cervus elaphus chromosome 27, mCerEla1.1, whole genome shotgun sequence genomic region harbors:
- the CEP76 gene encoding centrosomal protein of 76 kDa: protein MSLPPEKASELKQLIHQQLSKMDVHGRIREILAETIREELAPDQQQLSTEDLIKALKRRGIIDDVMKELNFVSDNVDQELPSSPKQPVCFTDRQSTLLKKTNIDPTRRYLYLQVLGGKAFLEHLQEPEPLPGQACSTFTLCLHFRNQRFRSKPVPCACEPDFHDGFLLEVHRENLGDGTRMADSTTMLSISDPVHMVLIKTDIFAETTLVASYFLEWRSVLGSENGVTNLTVELMGVGTESKVSVGILNIKLEMYPPLNQTLSQEVVNTQLALERQKTAEKERLFLVYAKQWWREYLQIRPSHNSRLVKIFAQDENGINRPVCSYVKPLRAGRLLDTPRQAARFVNVLGYERAPVIGGGGKQEQWCTLLAFLCRNKGDCEDHANLLCSLLLGYGLEAFVCVGTKAKGVPHAWVMTCGTDGTVTFWESLTGHRYLHKPINPDEPPVAEQPKPLYPYRTIGCVFNHQTFLGNCQPSDSVESCVFDLNDESKWKPMSEEAVKSVCAPGATTSLPPFPPLCASTIDASVTSNEIEMQLRLLVSEHRKDLGLTTVWEDQLSYLLSPALASYEFERTTSISAGNEEFQDAIRRAVPDGHTFKGFPIHFVYRNARRAFATCLRSPFCEEIICCRGDQVRLAVRVRVFTYPESACAVWIMFACKYRSVL from the exons ATGTCGCTACCGCCGGAGAAGGCGTCCGAGCTGAAGCAGCTCATCCACCAGCAGCTGAGCAAG ATGGATGTCCATGGCAGGATAAGAGAAATCCTTGCTGAGACTATTCGGGAAGAATTGGCACCTGATCAACAACAACTATCAACCGAAGATTTGATCAAAGCCCTTAAACGCCGGGGAATCATTGATGATGTGATGAAAGAACTTAATTTTGTTTCT GATAATGTTGATCAAGAACTCCCTTCCTCTCCAAAACAACCTGTTTGTTTTACTGACAGACAATCAAcgttattaaaaaaaa CTAATATTGATCCAACACGGAGGTATCTTTACCTTCAGGTTTTGGGTGGAAAAGCTTTCTTGGAACATCTGCAAGAACCTGAGCCTTTACCCGGACAAGCTTGTTCAACCTTTACCTTATGTTTACATTTTCGAAACCAACGTTTTCGTTCTAAACCTGTTCCGTGTGCCTGTGAACCAGATTTTCATGACGGCTTTTTACTTGAAGTACACAGAGAAAATTTAG GTGATGGAACGAGAATGGCTGACTCTACCACAATGTTATCAATAAGTGACCCAGTTCATATGGTGCTAATCAAGACAGACATATTTGCTGAGACCACTTTAGTTGCATCCTATTTTCTTGAATGGCGATCAGTGTTGGGCTCAGAAAATGGAGTGACCAATCTTACTGTGGAACTTATGGGTGTAG GCACAGAATCTAAAGTTTCTGTaggaattttaaacataaaacttgAGATGTACCCACCGCTCAATCAAACATTATCTCAAGAAGTAGTGAATACACAG ctTGCTTTGGAACGTCAGAAAACTGCAGAGAAAGAGCGGTTATTTCTTGTGTATGCTAAGCAGTGGTGGAGAGAATATCTGCAGATTCGACCCTCACACAATTCACGACTGGTGAAGATTTTTGCACAG GATGAAAATGGGATTAACAGACCAGTCTGTTCTTACGTCAAACCACTTCGAGCTGGAAGGCTTTTGGACACTCCAAGGCAAGCAGCAAGATTTGTCAATGTCCTTGGTTATGAACGAGCCCCTGTTATCGGAGGAGGAGGTAAACAGGAGCAGTGGTGTACTCTGCTGGCCTTTCTCTGTAGAAACAAG GGAGACTGTGAAGACCACGCCAACCTTCTGTGCAGCCTCCTGCTCGGGTACGGGCTGGAAGCTTTCGTCTGTGTTGGGACCAAGGCCAAGGGCGTGCCCCATGCATGGGTCATGACGTGTGGCACTGATGGGACCGTGACTTTTTGGGAGAGTTTAACAGGACACAG GTACCTCCACAAACCTATCAACCCTGATGAGCCTCCGGTTGCCGAACAGCCCAAACCATTGTACCCGTATCGAACAATTGGTTGTGTTTTCAATCATCAGACGTTCCTGGGAAACTGTCAGCCCTCTGACTCAGTGGAAAGCTGTGTGTTTGATCTGAATGATGAGTCCAAGTGGAAACCCATGAGTGAAGAAGCAGTTAAATCCGTGTGTGCTCCGGGGGCCACCAcgtccctgcctcccttccctccgCTGTGTGCGTCCACTATCGACGCTTCTGTGACAAGCAATGAGATAGAAATGCAGCTCAGGCTGCTTGTGTCGGAACACAGGAAG GACCTTGGCCTCACTACTGTCTGGGAAGaccagctttcttatctcttgtcaCCAGCTCTGGCGTCTTATGAATTTGAGCGTACAACAAGCATATCTGCGGGCAATGAAGAGTTTCAGGATGCTATCAGAAGGGCTGTGCCTGATGGCCACACATTTAAAGGGTTCCCAATACACTTCGTGTATAGAAATGCGAGGCGCGCGTTTGCCACGTGTCTGCG gTCTCCTTTCTGTGAAGAAATCATCTGTTGCCGTGGAGACCAGGTGCGCCTGGCAGTTCGTGTCCGCGTGTTTACTTACCCTGAATCTGCTTGTGCTGTTTGGATCATGTTTGCTTGTAAATATCGCTCAGTACTATAG